ATAGCCTGCTATTAAGAGCAACTTAGTTAAATAAAGGGGTGGCTTAAATATTGAGCGCACTCATAATAGGATAAACCTAGTTCCTCTAGTGGGAGGAGATTTAGCTTGCTAATACTGATGACTCTGACTTGCACAGTCCCGAGGTGGCTAATTAGTATGCTGGTATGTCTAATATTTGTTGCTCAATGCGTTGATTTTCCATTTCCAGCAATTTAATAAAGGAGTTAATCCTGTGAGGTAGATTGCCTGGATCTTCAAGAGTCGTATACCGTTGAATAAAATCTCTAAGTTCTAATATTTGTGCACCCCCTTTAACTTTATGTACCAAACTGGCAAAGGACTGCTCATTCACAGCTTCAGACCTCAGTGTTATCAGTGTTTCGTCGTGAACTTTTTTGATTTCTTTGAGGATGGTCAATAAGTACTCTGGCTTCCTTTGAAGGACCTGGGAGAATGTGCCCCAGGTACTCGCCCAAATACTTTGGCGATCTTGAGCGAGGCTCTATAACCTCACAAGTAAAGTGTCGAGAAATTTCATTATCTAAAGTTCGTAGACTTAATGGCTTAATCAGGACGCCATTCATGCCCGCAGCAAGAAATTGATTGCGTGATTCAAGAGCATAAATATCAGCCGTAATTCCAATAATGACCAGATCTTGAAAGCCTAAATTTCGAATGTATTGAGCAAGGTCGGAGCCTTGCATTCCAGGAATAGATTGATCTGTGAGAAGAAGATCAAAGTGATTTTTCTTAATCATCTCTATCGCAGTAGTAGCATTTTCGCAAACTGAGGATTCAATACCTAGGGCTTGAAGTTGTAGGGAAATAATTTGACGGCTTGCAGGATGCTCTTCAACTGCTAAAGCCTTTAATGAATCCTTATTATTTTGAGCATGTTTAGATATTAGTTTTCTAGGGATATCATCATGAGCTAAAGAAGGGGTTCTAGTGGCGGCAATGCCGGTGCGTGGGGAAAGCCACACAAAAATGAATATTGCTACCAAATCCGGGCGCACTTTCTAAATATAGTTGACTATTCATAGAGGTCACTAGATGATTGGTAATGGTTAAGCCTAAGCCAGTCTCATTGGGTTGTTCGCTATGACCGGGTATTTGTTCAAAAGCTTGGAGTGCAATTGCAATCTCTTCTGTACCCATACCTACACTGGTATCAATGACTCTGAATTCAATGAGTTGACCAGCATGGTCATCTGCTAGCACGTTAATGGAGAAGTAGATTTCACCTTGATCGGTAAATTTGATCGTATTGCTAATGAGGTTCTGCAATATTTGACGTAAACGCAATGAATCAAGCAATAAGACTTCTGCGATGCGTGGATTCTTAATGGTAAGTAACTTGAGATTCTGTTTTTGGGCTACCGTTGAAAATGCTGAATCAATGTTGTCAATCAAGGCTTTGAGATTACACGGCTCTATGTTTAAGGTGAGTTTGCCAGCCTCTATTTTTGAAAGGTCTAAAACTTGATTCAAAATTCCTAAAAGAGACTCTGCTGAAGAGTGTGCGCTAGTGAGTAGGGCTTTTTCATTTTTAGGAAGTGGACTGTTGAGCAAGAGCCCCTGCACACCCAAAATTGCATTCATAGGGGTTCGGATTTCATGGCTCATGGTTTGCTAGGAAGACTGACTTGGCTGCATTAGCATTTTCTGCCTGCTCTTTTGATGAAACAAGAATCTCAACTTCCTGTTTTTGGGTCATGTGTTTCTGGTGCATGCGCCATAGTAGAAAAGTGCCCACAAGAAAAATAACTAAGCTTGAGAGCCAAGGTAAACGGGTCGATATAGATGAGGTATCTGCTTCAAAAGTGTTTACGCTCAGGCTAAAAGTTGTCGTGATGCGATCGGATCGAGAGTGTTAAGAAATTTTCAATTACCCCGTGCAATGCCTCATCTTGATGGGAAATAAGCCAGCGATACTGAAAAGGTTCCCTGCTATAAAGCCCGTCAACTTTTAACTGATCTGTATTGAATTTTCGAATGAGTTGTTGTGCTAGACGAAGAGGGAGAACTAGAGCTTCAATATCGTTTTTAAGTAGATCAATAACTTAATTTCTCGGCATGGCTTGAGATGCTAGCCTGAGGATGGTTGGGAATAGGCTGGTTTTCAAAGCCGCGCTCAAAATAGGCGATATTAATTGGCTCAATGGGGGCAACTTTTCTTGACTGTTTTGTCAGAATGACGTCATGACCCCAAAAAATTGCCTCTGATAAGGAGCCAAATTTGAGGTACTCA
The nucleotide sequence above comes from Polynucleobacter necessarius. Encoded proteins:
- a CDS encoding response regulator, whose translation is MWLSPRTGIAATRTPSLAHDDIPRKLISKHAQNNKDSLKALAVEEHPASRQIISLQLQALGIESSVCENATTAIEMIKKNHFDLLLTDQSIPGMQGSDLAQYIRNLGFQDLVIIGITADIYALESRNQFLAAGMNGVLIKPLSLRTLDNEISRHFTCEVIEPRSRSPKYLGEYLGHILPGPSKEARVLIDHPQRNQKSSRRNTDNTEV
- a CDS encoding sensor histidine kinase, translated to MSHEIRTPMNAILGVQGLLLNSPLPKNEKALLTSAHSSAESLLGILNQVLDLSKIEAGKLTLNIEPCNLKALIDNIDSAFSTVAQKQNLKLLTIKNPRIAEVLLLDSLRLRQILQNLISNTIKFTDQGEIYFSINVLADDHAGQLIEFRVIDTSVGMGTEEIAIALQAFEQIPGHSEQPNETGLGLTITNHLVTSMNSQLYLESAPGFGSNIHFCVAFPTHRHCRH